A stretch of DNA from Serinibacter arcticus:
CCTCGCGGAGATCGTCGCCGTCCGGCACACCGCCTCGGCCCGCCCGCTCAGCCGGACGGCCGGGCGGCTGCACGGCGCCCCGCCGTCGCCCACCGCCGTCACCCCCGCGTCCCACCCTGCGTCCCACCCCGCCTGCACCACGACGAACGGAGCGGTCGCATGAGCGCCGGACCCGCCACCACCGCCCGCACGATCATCGAGAACGGCTACGTCGCGACGGTCGACGGCGCGGGGAACGAGCACGCCCGCGGTCACGTCGTGATCGAGGGGTCGCGCATCGTCGCGGTGGGCGAGGGGCCGGCGCCGGCCGAGCTGCGCGTCGGGGCCGACGTCGTCGACGCGACCGGCTGCCTGGTGACGCCGGGCCTGGTCAACACCCACCACCACCTGTACCAGTGGCTGACGCGCGGCTACGCGCAGGACGCGATCCTGTTCGACTGGCTGACCTCGCTGTACCCGCTGTGGGCGCGGATCGACGCCGGCCTCACCGGGACCGCGGCGGCCGGCGCGATGGCCGTGCTCGCGCGCTCGGGCTGCACCACGGTGGGCGACCACCACTACGTCTTCCCGGCCGGGAGCGGCGACATCGTCGGCGCGATCGTCGAGGCGGCGCACCGCGTCGGCGTCCGGCTGCACGCCACGCGCGGCTCGATGGACCTCGGCGCCTCGCAGGGCGGGCTGCCGCCGGACTTCGCCGTCGAGACGACGGCGGCGGCGCTCGCGGCCTCGCAGGAGGCGGTCGAGCGTTACCACGACCCCGCGCCCGACGCCCTGGTGAAGGTCGCGATCGCGCCGTGCTCGCCGTTCTCCGTGACGAGCGACCTGCTGCGCGAGGCGGCCGTGCTGGCGCGCGACCTCGACGTCCGGCTGCACACGCACGCCTCGGAGACGGTCGAGGAGGACGCCTACTGCGCGGAGAGGTTCGGCCGCACGCCCACGCAGTACCTCGAGGACCTCGGCTGGCTGGGGCCCGACGTCTGGATGGCGCACTGCGTCCACCTCGACGCCCCCGCGATCGAGCGGTACGCGGCCACGGGCACCGGCGTCGCGCACTGCCCGTCCTCGAACGGGCGCCTGGCCGCCGGGATCGCCCCGGTGCGCGACCTGCTGGCGGCGGGCGTCGCCGTCGGGCTCGGGGTGGACGGCGCCGCGTCCAACGAGTCGGGCCAGCTCGGCGTCGAGATCCGCGAGTCCGTCCTGATGGGCCGGCTGCGGACCGGGGCCGACTCGCTCAGCGTCCGTTCCGCGCTCTGGATGGCGACGGCGGGCGGGGCCCGGGTGCTCGGCCGCGCCGCCGAGCTCGGCTCGCTCGAGGTGGGCAAGCTCGCCGACCTCGTGGTGTGGCGGGTCGACGGCGTCGAGCACGCCGGCATCATCGACCCGGTCGCCGCGCTCGGACTCGGCGCTCTGCCGGTCGTGGCCCGCAGCCTGGTCGGCGGGCGCCCGGTCGTCGTCGACGGCGCGCTCGTCACCGCCGAGGAGCCGGTCATCGCGCGCGAGGTCGCTGCTGCGTCCCTCGCCCTGGCCGAGCGGCTCTGAGGCGACGCCGTGGACGTCACGACGGTCGACTCCTTCCGCGCGGCACGGACGCGCGCCGACCTCGCGCTCGCGCCGGGGGAGGTGCCCATCGCCGGCGGCACCTGGCTGATGAGCGAGCCGCAGCCGCGCACCACCGGCTTCGTCGACCTGACCACGATGGGCTGGCCCGACCTGGAGGTGACGGGCGAGGGCCTGCGCATCGGGGCGACGTGCACGATCGCGACGCTCGTGGCGTGGGCGGAGGGACGGCTCACGCCGCGCACCGCGGCGCTGCCCCCGGTTCCCGAGGCCTGGACGGCGGTGGCGCTCGCGCCGGCCGCCGCGAACGCGCTGCTCGCCTCGTTCAAGATCTGGAACACCGCGACCGTCGGCGGCAACGTCTGCCGCTCCTACGCGGCCGCCGCGATGGTCTCGCTCGCGGTCGCGCTCGACGGCGTCGCGGAGGTCTGGTGCCCGGACGGGAGCGAGCGACGGGTCGCCGTCGCCGACCTCGTGACGGGCGACGCGACCAACGCGCTGGCCGACGGCGAGATCCTGCGCGCCGTCGTGCTGCCCGACGTCGCTCTGCGGTCGCGCGCCGTGCTCCGCAAGGTGGCGCTCGCCGAGCTGGGGCGCTCGGGCGCGGTCGTCACGGGACGCGTGGATCCGGACGGCACCGTCGTCGTCGCGATCACGGCCGCGACGTCGACGCCCACCGTGCTGCGCTACCCGTCGCTGCCCCCGGAGGCGCGGCTGCGCAGCGACGTCGAGGCCGCGCCCGGCTACTACTCCGACCCGCTCGGCCCCGCCGACTGGCGCCGCGCCGTCAGCGCCACGCTCGCCACCCGCGTCCGCGAGGACCTGATCACCGGGGGGACCGCATGAGGTTCACCGTCAACGCCACCGAGGTCGAGGCCGAGCCCGACCCCGGCCAGTGCCTGCGCACGCTGCTGCGGTCCAGCGGTCACACGGAGGTGAAGAAGGGGTGCGACGCCGGCGACTGCGGCGCGTGCTCCGTGCTGCTCGACGGCGAGCCCGTCCACTCCTGCATCATCCCGGCCGTGCGGGTCGAGGGCCGGGCGGTGACGACGGCGGCCGGGCTCGCCCCGGGCGACGAGCTCCACCCCGTGCAGGAGGCCCTGATCGAGCGGTTCGGGTTCCAGTGCGGGTTCTGCTCGCCGGGGATGAGCGTGACCGCGTCGACGCTGACGCCCGAGGACCTGCCCGACCTGGACCGGCGGATGAAGGGGAACCTGTGCCGCTGCACGGGGTACCGGCCGATCCGCGAGGCGATCCGGTGCGGGGTGCTCGAGGGGTCGGAACCGGGGTCGGGTTCCGGGGAGGGTGGCGGCTGCGCCGGGACGTGCGGGGCCGCGGCGCTGACGCGGACGGCGGAGCCCGCGTCCGAGGCCACGCAGCGCCCGCTCGACGGCGTCGGCCGCTCGGTCCGGCCGCCGCGCGGTCGCGAGATCGTGCAGGGCCTGGAGCCGTTCACGTTCGACACGGTCGTGCCCGGTGCGCTCACGCTGCGGGTCGTCGGGTCGCCGCACGCGCACGCCCGGATCCTCGCGATCGACACCGCGGCGGCCCTGGCGGTGCCGGGCGTCGTGGCCGTGCTCACGCACGAGGACGCGCCGTCGCGACGGTTCTCCACCGCCCGCCACCAGCACCGCGAGGACGACCCGGACGACACCCGGATGCTCGACGACGTCGTGCGGTACATCGGTCAGCGCGTCGCCGCCGTGGTGGCCGAGACGCCCGCGGCCGCCGTCGCCGCCTGCGCGCTGGTCCGCGTGACGTACGAGGTGCTGCCCGCCGTCTTCGACCCGGAGGAGGCCCGGACGCCGGGGGCGCCGCTGCTGCACCCCGACCTCAACGAGCTCGACCGGGTCCACGAGTCCTCGCGCAACGTCGTCGCGGCGCTGCACGGCGGGTACGGGGGCGACGTCGACGCGGCGCTCGCGGCCAGCGCCGTCACCGTCGGCGGGACGTGGAGCACGAGCCGGGTCACGCACGCGCAGCTCGAGACGCACGGGGCGATCGGGTGGCTCGACGACGACGGGCGGCTCGTCATCCGCTCCAGCACGCAGGTGCCGTTCCTCGTGCGGGACGAGCTCGCGCTCCTGCTCGACCTGCCGCGGGAGAAGGTGCGCGTGTTCGCCGCCCGGGTGGGCGGCGGGTTCGGCGGCAAGCAGGAGGTCTTCACGGAGGACCTGGTGGCGCTCGCGGTGCTGCGGACGGGGCGGCCGGTCTCCTACGAGTTCTCGCGCACGGACGAGTTCCTGCGCTCCTCGCTGCGCCACCCGTTCCGGGTCCGGGTGACGCTCGGCGCGGACGCGGGCGGGGTGCTGACGGCGATGAAGGTCGACGTCCTCACCGACACGGGCGCGTACGGCAACCACGCGATCGGCGTCATGTTCCACTCCTGCGCGGAGTCGATCGGGGTCTACCGCGCGCCCGTGAAGTGGGTGGACGC
This window harbors:
- a CDS encoding 8-oxoguanine deaminase, which gives rise to MSAGPATTARTIIENGYVATVDGAGNEHARGHVVIEGSRIVAVGEGPAPAELRVGADVVDATGCLVTPGLVNTHHHLYQWLTRGYAQDAILFDWLTSLYPLWARIDAGLTGTAAAGAMAVLARSGCTTVGDHHYVFPAGSGDIVGAIVEAAHRVGVRLHATRGSMDLGASQGGLPPDFAVETTAAALAASQEAVERYHDPAPDALVKVAIAPCSPFSVTSDLLREAAVLARDLDVRLHTHASETVEEDAYCAERFGRTPTQYLEDLGWLGPDVWMAHCVHLDAPAIERYAATGTGVAHCPSSNGRLAAGIAPVRDLLAAGVAVGLGVDGAASNESGQLGVEIRESVLMGRLRTGADSLSVRSALWMATAGGARVLGRAAELGSLEVGKLADLVVWRVDGVEHAGIIDPVAALGLGALPVVARSLVGGRPVVVDGALVTAEEPVIAREVAAASLALAERL
- a CDS encoding molybdopterin-dependent oxidoreductase → MRFTVNATEVEAEPDPGQCLRTLLRSSGHTEVKKGCDAGDCGACSVLLDGEPVHSCIIPAVRVEGRAVTTAAGLAPGDELHPVQEALIERFGFQCGFCSPGMSVTASTLTPEDLPDLDRRMKGNLCRCTGYRPIREAIRCGVLEGSEPGSGSGEGGGCAGTCGAAALTRTAEPASEATQRPLDGVGRSVRPPRGREIVQGLEPFTFDTVVPGALTLRVVGSPHAHARILAIDTAAALAVPGVVAVLTHEDAPSRRFSTARHQHREDDPDDTRMLDDVVRYIGQRVAAVVAETPAAAVAACALVRVTYEVLPAVFDPEEARTPGAPLLHPDLNELDRVHESSRNVVAALHGGYGGDVDAALAASAVTVGGTWSTSRVTHAQLETHGAIGWLDDDGRLVIRSSTQVPFLVRDELALLLDLPREKVRVFAARVGGGFGGKQEVFTEDLVALAVLRTGRPVSYEFSRTDEFLRSSLRHPFRVRVTLGADAGGVLTAMKVDVLTDTGAYGNHAIGVMFHSCAESIGVYRAPVKWVDAEAVYTNNVPSGAFRGYGLGQVILGVESAMDLLAQELGIDPFELRRLNAVAQGDPIRVTHEHHEDDLIWGSYGLDQCLDLAEAALRRGNGVEAPAGWDVGEGMALGMLSTMAPRGHFSDTSVTLRPDGVVVLDVGTAEFGNGTSTVHRQIAASALGIDGERLVLRRSDTDLVGHDTGAFASSGITVAGRALHAACLALRESVARVAGDDGDGVAPADVTLTPAGVSVGGRTVGYAELVAAAPAAERSAEGLRAVASERAFVRSLVFNVHAVRVAVDPGTGAVKVLQSVQSADAGFVMNPAQCRGQVEGGAAQGLGSALLEEVMTDGAGGLTTTVFRTYRVPQFADVPETEVYFAETSDELGPFGAKSMSESPYNPVAPAVGNAIARATGARVYQQPFSRDRVWRAAAQAASGAEVSDQIVEDVA
- a CDS encoding FAD binding domain-containing protein; translation: MDVTTVDSFRAARTRADLALAPGEVPIAGGTWLMSEPQPRTTGFVDLTTMGWPDLEVTGEGLRIGATCTIATLVAWAEGRLTPRTAALPPVPEAWTAVALAPAAANALLASFKIWNTATVGGNVCRSYAAAAMVSLAVALDGVAEVWCPDGSERRVAVADLVTGDATNALADGEILRAVVLPDVALRSRAVLRKVALAELGRSGAVVTGRVDPDGTVVVAITAATSTPTVLRYPSLPPEARLRSDVEAAPGYYSDPLGPADWRRAVSATLATRVREDLITGGTA